A window from Mus caroli chromosome 2, CAROLI_EIJ_v1.1, whole genome shotgun sequence encodes these proteins:
- the Vim gene encoding vimentin, producing the protein MSTRSVSSSSYRRMFGGSGTSSRPSSNRSYVTTSTRTYSLGSALRPSTSRSLYSSSPGGAYVTRSSAVRLRSSVPGVRLLQDSVDFSLADAINTEFKNTRTNEKVELQELNDRFANYIDKVRFLEQQNKILLAELEQLKGQGKSRLGDLYEEEMRELRRQVDQLTNDKARVEVERDNLAEDIMRLREKLQEEMLQREEAESTLQSFRQDVDNASLARLDLERKVESLQEEIAFLKKLHDEEIQELQAQIQEQHVQIDVDVSKPDLTAALRDVRQQYESVAAKNLQEAEEWYKSKFADLSEAANRNNDALRQAKQESNEYRRQVQSLTCEVDALKGTNESLERQMREMEENFALEAANYQDTIGRLQDEIQNMKEEMARHLREYQDLLNVKMALDIEIATYRKLLEGEESRISLPLPTFSSLNLRETNLESLPLVDTHSKRTLLIKTVETRDGQVINETSQHHDDLE; encoded by the exons ATGTCCACCAGGTCTGTGTCCTCGTCCTCCTACCGCAGGATGTTCGGTGGCTCCGGCACATCAAGCCGGCCCAGCTCCAACCGGAGCTATGTGACCACGTCCACACGTACCTACAGTCTGGGAAGCGCACTGCGCCCCAGCACTAGCCGCAGCCTCTATTCCTCATCCCCCGGTGGCGCCTATGTGACCCGGTCCTCGGCCGTGCGCCTGCGGAGCAGCGTGCCGGGAGTGCGGCTGCTTCAAGACTCGGTGGACTTCTCGCTGGCCGACGCCATCAACACTGAGTTCAAGAACACCCGCACCAACGAGAAGGTAGAACTGCAGGAGCTGAATGACCGCTTTGCCAACTACATCGACAAGGTGCGCTTCCTCGAGCAGCAGAACAAAATCCTGCTGGCTGAGCTCGAGCAGCTTAAGGGCCAGGGCAAGTCGCGCCTGGGCGACCTCTACGAGGAGGAGATGCGGGAGCTGCGCCGGCAGGTGGATCAGCTCACCAACGACAAGGCCCGTGTTGAGGTGGAGCGGGACAACCTGGCCGAGGACATCATGCGGCTGCGAGAGAA ATTGCAGGAGGAGATGCTCCAGAGAGAGGAAGCCGAGAGCACCCTGCAGTCATTCAGACAG GATGTTGACAATGCTTCTCTGGCACGTCTTGACCTTGAACGGAAAGTGGAATCCTTGCAGGAAGAAATTGCCTTTTTGAAGAAACTGCACGATGAA GAGATCCAGGAGCTGCAGGCCCAGATTCAGGAACAACACGTCCAGATCGATGTGGACGTTTCCAAGCCTGACCTCACTGCTGCCCTGCGCGATGTGCGCCAGCAGTATGAAAGCGTGGCTGCCAAGAACCTCCAGGAGGCCGAGGAATGGTACAAGTCCAAG TTTGCTGACCTCTCTGAGGCTGCCAACCGGAACAACGATGCCCTGCGCCAGGCCAAGCAGGAGTCAAACGAGTACCGGAGACAGGTGCAGTCACTCACCTGCGAAGTGGATGCCCTTAAAGGCACT AACGAGTCCCTGGAGCGCCAGATGCGTGAGATGGAAGAGAATTTTGCCCTTGAAGCTGCTAACTACCAGGACACTATTGGCCGCCTTCAGGATGAGATCCAGAACATGAAGGAAGAGATGGCTCGTCACCTTCGTGAATACCAAGACCTGCTCAATGTTAAGATGGCCCTGGACATTGAGATCGCCACCTACAGGAAGCTGCTGGAAGGCGAGGAGAGCAG gatttctctgcctctgccaaccTTTTCTTCCCTGAACCTGAGAG aaactAACCTGGAGTCACTTCCTCTGGTTGACACCCACTCAAAAAGAACACTCCTGATTAAGACGGTTGAAACCAGAGATGGACAG GTGATCAATGAGACTTCTCAGCATCACGATGACCTTGAATAA